One genomic segment of Paenibacillus xylanexedens includes these proteins:
- a CDS encoding copper homeostasis protein CutC, protein MERQPVLEVIAVDAADAKAAEEGGADRIELVSAMSEGGLTPSYGVMEHVVSQVSIPVYVMIRPHSRSFRYSADDIHAMTRDVRVARELGAAGIVIGALTGDGEVDLLSMQLCMAEAQGLGVTFHRAIDVSTSLTEALKAINTLGNVGRVLTSGGKQTAPEAMQELKQLQQLGQILNIAVMAGSGVTIEGIQTLVRQTGITEIHMGSGVRYKGSFNYPIDPHLVEEAKQQLLLASRPFMDSSALSSGPSKGVDIGMR, encoded by the coding sequence ATGGAAAGACAGCCTGTATTGGAAGTCATCGCTGTAGATGCGGCAGATGCCAAAGCAGCTGAGGAGGGAGGGGCTGATCGGATTGAGCTGGTGTCTGCGATGTCCGAAGGAGGACTTACCCCCAGTTATGGCGTCATGGAGCATGTGGTATCCCAGGTATCCATTCCGGTGTATGTCATGATCCGTCCCCATAGCCGCTCGTTCCGCTATAGCGCAGATGACATCCACGCCATGACCCGGGATGTACGCGTGGCGAGGGAACTTGGAGCCGCTGGCATCGTGATCGGCGCCCTCACCGGAGATGGTGAAGTGGACCTTTTATCCATGCAATTATGTATGGCCGAAGCTCAGGGTTTGGGCGTTACGTTTCATCGTGCTATTGATGTGAGCACAAGCCTGACTGAGGCGCTCAAGGCCATTAACACATTGGGCAACGTGGGGCGTGTACTTACATCGGGAGGAAAACAGACAGCACCTGAAGCGATGCAAGAACTGAAACAGCTTCAGCAATTGGGGCAAATCTTGAACATCGCTGTCATGGCAGGGTCGGGGGTCACCATAGAGGGAATTCAAACGCTAGTGAGGCAGACGGGTATCACGGAAATCCATATGGGATCAGGCGTGAGGTACAAAGGGAGCTTTAATTATCCCATTGATCCACATTTGGTTGAAGAAGCCAAGCAGCAGTTATTGCTTGCATCAAGGCCATTCATGGACAGTAGTGCACTGAGTAGTGGTCCAAGCAAGGGTGTTGATATAGGGATGCGCTAA
- a CDS encoding sugar phosphate isomerase/epimerase family protein — protein MKVGLSTYSLQQALDRKELTVPDAIRWIADQGGEHVEIVPMGFSLIDNPELIDEIKAAAKEVGIDISNYAIGANFAVQEDAEALEQEIQNVMRHVDVAAALGVKLMRHDVAFRPAPEGTVAQFEIDLPVLVKACQRIADYAAGFGITTSVENHGYYVQSSERIQRLLHETARSNFKTTLDVGNFLCVDEDPVSAVKNNIPYASIVHAKDFYWRPSYRNPGEGWFQTSHGNYLRGAIVGHGDIDMPEVFRVLKKSGYDGYISVEFEGMEDCKTASRIAMDNVRRLWEEA, from the coding sequence ATGAAAGTTGGACTCAGCACCTACAGTCTGCAACAAGCATTGGATCGCAAAGAATTGACCGTACCAGATGCCATTCGTTGGATCGCCGATCAGGGTGGGGAACATGTGGAGATTGTACCGATGGGATTCAGTCTGATCGATAACCCGGAGTTGATTGATGAGATTAAAGCTGCGGCAAAAGAGGTTGGAATTGATATTTCCAATTATGCCATCGGCGCCAACTTTGCTGTGCAGGAGGACGCCGAAGCGTTGGAGCAAGAGATCCAGAATGTGATGCGACATGTGGATGTGGCTGCAGCGCTCGGTGTGAAGCTGATGCGTCATGATGTGGCTTTCCGCCCTGCACCAGAGGGAACCGTAGCACAGTTTGAGATCGACCTGCCGGTACTAGTGAAGGCTTGTCAGCGCATAGCCGATTATGCAGCGGGTTTTGGAATTACAACAAGCGTTGAGAACCATGGGTACTATGTGCAGTCGAGTGAGCGAATTCAGCGTTTGTTACACGAAACAGCGCGGAGTAACTTCAAGACCACACTGGATGTCGGCAATTTCCTCTGTGTGGATGAAGATCCGGTGAGTGCCGTAAAAAATAACATTCCGTACGCGTCGATCGTGCACGCCAAAGACTTCTACTGGAGACCTTCCTACCGGAACCCCGGTGAAGGCTGGTTTCAAACCTCGCATGGCAATTACCTGCGCGGTGCCATTGTGGGCCATGGCGATATCGACATGCCTGAGGTGTTCCGTGTGTTGAAAAAATCCGGGTATGACGGATATATCTCGGTTGAATTTGAAGGCATGGAGGATTGCAAAACCGCCTCACGCATTGCCATGGATAACGTCCGCCGCCTATGGGAAGAGGCATAG
- a CDS encoding glycoside hydrolase family 35 protein, whose product MAVLMYKGSQFMYDDEPIRIMSGAIHYFRVVPDYWEDRLLKLKACGFNTVETYVPWNVHELQPGQYCFEGMADLERFIRIAGDVGLHVIVRPSPYICAEWEFGGLPAWLLADDDIRLRCNDAKFLENVDRYYDVLLPKLKPLLSTLGGPIIAMQIENEYGSFGNDASYLRYLRDGMVKRGMDMLLFTSDGPTDHMLQAGSVPGHLATVNFGSGTEGAFAKLREYQTGEPLMCMEYWNGWFDHWGESHHTREAADVAGVFEEMLRAGASVNFYMFHGGTNFGFYNGANCQQKDQYEPTITSYDYDSLLSESGEPTAKFHAVRDLIARYSDEDLGELVLPESKGTIAYGRVELNQQASLLAQLDRISAPVQRTNPEPMEKLGQDYGFICYQTRISGPRERQELVVQEVCDRALVFVDRQFQGVLERGNPALSVSFEVPPGGVDLLILVENMGRINYGPYLRDPKGITEGVRHGFQFLYNWTIHCLPLTDLSDLQFSDVISEAINEVQGPAFYQGEFHITDVRDTFLRLDNWTKGVVFVNGFNLGRYWNKGPQKTLYVPAPLLREGENEIIVFELHQTSEFAVTFVDTPDLS is encoded by the coding sequence ATGGCGGTGCTGATGTATAAAGGTTCACAATTTATGTATGATGACGAGCCCATTCGGATTATGTCGGGTGCCATCCATTATTTCAGAGTGGTCCCCGACTATTGGGAGGATCGGTTACTCAAGCTGAAAGCCTGCGGTTTCAATACAGTAGAAACGTATGTGCCGTGGAATGTTCATGAGCTCCAGCCGGGGCAGTATTGTTTTGAAGGCATGGCTGATCTGGAACGTTTTATTCGCATTGCGGGAGATGTGGGTCTACATGTGATTGTTCGCCCAAGTCCTTATATATGTGCTGAGTGGGAGTTTGGCGGATTACCTGCCTGGCTGCTTGCTGATGATGATATTCGTCTGCGGTGTAATGATGCAAAATTTCTGGAGAATGTGGATCGTTACTATGATGTGCTTTTACCCAAATTGAAACCCCTTCTGAGCACCCTTGGTGGGCCGATCATCGCGATGCAGATTGAAAATGAGTACGGCAGTTTTGGCAATGATGCGAGCTACCTGCGATATTTACGGGATGGCATGGTGAAGCGCGGTATGGATATGTTGTTATTTACCTCGGACGGACCGACAGACCACATGCTGCAAGCGGGATCAGTGCCAGGGCATCTGGCTACGGTTAATTTTGGATCAGGAACGGAGGGAGCGTTCGCCAAGCTGCGTGAATATCAGACGGGCGAACCTTTAATGTGCATGGAATATTGGAACGGCTGGTTCGACCACTGGGGAGAGTCACATCATACCCGAGAAGCCGCTGATGTAGCTGGTGTGTTTGAGGAGATGCTTCGAGCGGGAGCTTCGGTTAACTTTTATATGTTCCACGGTGGAACAAACTTTGGATTTTACAACGGGGCGAACTGTCAGCAGAAGGATCAATACGAACCAACGATTACAAGTTACGACTACGATTCACTGCTTAGTGAATCCGGGGAGCCGACAGCGAAATTCCATGCGGTGAGGGACCTTATTGCTCGGTATAGCGATGAAGATCTGGGTGAGCTTGTGCTGCCAGAATCAAAGGGGACCATCGCTTATGGGCGGGTGGAGTTGAACCAGCAGGCATCATTACTGGCGCAGTTGGACCGGATATCAGCCCCGGTGCAGCGTACGAATCCGGAACCGATGGAGAAGCTGGGTCAGGATTATGGATTTATTTGTTATCAGACCCGAATATCCGGGCCCAGGGAGCGACAGGAACTGGTGGTTCAGGAGGTGTGTGACCGTGCGCTTGTGTTTGTTGATAGGCAATTTCAGGGTGTATTGGAACGCGGAAATCCAGCATTATCGGTATCCTTTGAAGTGCCGCCAGGGGGCGTAGATCTATTGATCCTTGTTGAAAATATGGGGCGAATCAACTATGGCCCGTACCTGAGAGATCCGAAGGGAATCACCGAGGGTGTGCGACATGGCTTTCAATTTTTATATAATTGGACGATTCATTGTCTGCCATTAACTGATCTGTCGGATTTGCAATTTAGTGATGTGATTAGCGAAGCAATTAATGAAGTACAGGGACCAGCATTTTATCAAGGAGAGTTTCATATCACGGATGTAAGAGATACTTTTCTGCGACTGGATAACTGGACCAAAGGGGTTGTATTTGTAAACGGATTCAATCTGGGGCGCTACTGGAATAAAGGACCGCAAAAAACGTTATATGTACCAGCCCCGCTCCTTCGTGAAGGTGAGAATGAAATCATCGTATTCGAGCTTCATCAGACGTCTGAATTCGCCGTAACGTTCGTGGATACACCGGATTTGAGCTAG
- a CDS encoding glycoside hydrolase family 3 C-terminal domain-containing protein → MSTHQIGVPLEGFAEFSRTVAAEGAVLVRNEGQVLPLRENENVSVFGRIQVNYYRSGTGSGGSVHVAYTTNLLDGLRSKKNITVNEELAAVYEKWIEENPFDDGGKVWAAEPWNQKEMPLTDELVAQARSKSSKAIIVIGRTAGEDQDNADAPGSYQLTEDEKAMLKQVTSQFEQTIVVLNVSNIIDMSWLNETYLHPIQGVIYSWHGGMEGGNAIADVLAGDVTPSGKLTDTIAYSIEDYPSTSNYGNEFKNLYQEDIYVGYRYFETFRPERVQFEFGYGLSYTTFLAQHEEAKSVSKDGETYIEVRVNVTNSGTTYAGKEVVQVYYEAPQGKLGQPVKALVAFGKTGLLQPGESEILTISFPIHAMASYDDAGVTGHASAYVLEEGTYRLHVGTSVKQVQHISIDCQDGYSIESLQLVEQLQEAMAPTEDFTRMKPGSRKEDGSYELTYAEVPKRKISMANRIEQNLPQTLEQTGNQGHKLSDVKAGKVSLETFIAQLSDQDLAAIVRGEGMSSPLVTSGTASAFGGVSDSLFNYGIPVACTADGPSGIRMDSGEKATQVSIGTLLAATWNKDLVEELYVMEGQELLRNQVDTLLGPGLNIRRSPLNGRNFEYFSEDPLISGVFAAACTKGIMKGGSNATLKHFACNNQEKHRSKVDAVVSERALREIYLKGFEIAVKEGGANSIMTSYNPVNGHWAASNYDLNTTILRGEWNFEGIVMTDWWAIMNDVTEGGEADRKYTNWMIRAQNDLYMVVPNYGAEINGWDDNTIESLENGTLTRGELQRSAINICKFIMNAPVSGRKHEIVENVASFQANASLSAAKAQALVENAQVKPAVAEPVYMKVDEAGHYRIIVQIMSPEPELAQSACNLLLNDQLVTTIQTNGTEGKWIRQKLVKVDLEAGLYELKLDFTKPGLQIDWIEFKQV, encoded by the coding sequence TTGAGCACACATCAAATCGGAGTTCCATTGGAAGGGTTTGCAGAGTTTAGTCGTACGGTTGCCGCAGAAGGAGCCGTTTTAGTCAGAAATGAAGGCCAAGTGCTTCCACTTCGTGAAAACGAAAACGTTTCAGTTTTTGGACGGATTCAAGTCAATTATTATCGCAGCGGCACAGGTTCAGGCGGTAGTGTTCATGTGGCCTACACAACGAATCTATTGGATGGTCTGCGCAGCAAAAAGAATATAACGGTCAATGAAGAGCTGGCAGCTGTCTATGAGAAGTGGATTGAGGAAAATCCATTTGATGATGGCGGAAAAGTATGGGCGGCTGAGCCATGGAATCAGAAAGAAATGCCTTTGACGGATGAACTTGTTGCACAGGCTAGAAGCAAATCCAGCAAAGCCATTATCGTGATTGGACGTACAGCAGGAGAAGACCAGGATAATGCGGATGCGCCAGGAAGTTACCAACTGACAGAAGATGAGAAAGCGATGTTGAAGCAAGTTACTTCGCAATTTGAACAAACAATCGTTGTGTTGAATGTCTCAAATATCATCGACATGAGCTGGTTAAACGAAACGTATCTACATCCAATCCAAGGTGTAATTTACTCCTGGCATGGTGGTATGGAGGGTGGTAATGCGATTGCCGATGTGCTGGCGGGGGACGTTACACCAAGCGGTAAACTGACAGATACGATTGCATATTCCATCGAAGATTACCCTTCGACAAGCAACTACGGCAATGAGTTCAAGAACCTGTATCAGGAAGATATCTATGTAGGTTATCGTTATTTCGAAACGTTTCGACCTGAGCGTGTTCAGTTTGAATTCGGTTACGGCCTGTCTTATACGACGTTTTTGGCTCAGCACGAAGAAGCAAAATCAGTGTCCAAAGACGGCGAAACCTACATTGAAGTTCGTGTAAATGTGACCAACTCAGGTACAACATATGCGGGCAAAGAGGTTGTGCAAGTTTATTATGAAGCACCACAAGGCAAACTGGGACAACCGGTGAAGGCTTTGGTGGCTTTTGGCAAAACAGGATTGTTGCAGCCGGGCGAGTCAGAAATTCTGACGATCAGCTTCCCGATCCATGCGATGGCATCTTACGATGATGCAGGCGTTACGGGCCATGCTTCCGCATACGTTCTGGAAGAAGGCACATACCGACTGCATGTAGGAACCAGTGTGAAACAAGTGCAGCATATCAGCATTGATTGCCAGGATGGCTATAGTATTGAATCTCTTCAATTGGTGGAGCAACTGCAAGAAGCGATGGCCCCAACTGAAGATTTTACACGGATGAAACCAGGTTCACGCAAGGAAGATGGATCTTATGAACTGACTTATGCAGAAGTACCGAAACGTAAGATATCCATGGCGAATCGGATTGAGCAGAATCTCCCGCAAACGCTGGAGCAGACAGGTAACCAGGGCCACAAGCTGAGTGACGTTAAGGCTGGCAAAGTGAGTCTGGAAACCTTCATCGCTCAACTGAGTGATCAGGATCTGGCGGCGATTGTCCGTGGCGAAGGCATGAGCAGTCCGCTCGTTACTTCGGGGACGGCATCTGCATTTGGTGGTGTCAGCGACAGCCTGTTTAACTACGGTATTCCGGTAGCATGTACGGCAGATGGCCCGTCCGGTATTCGTATGGATAGTGGCGAGAAAGCAACACAGGTATCCATTGGTACGTTGCTTGCGGCGACATGGAATAAGGATCTTGTTGAAGAGTTGTATGTGATGGAAGGACAGGAATTGCTGAGAAATCAGGTGGATACCCTGCTCGGGCCTGGACTCAATATCCGCCGGAGCCCGCTCAATGGCCGGAACTTTGAGTACTTCTCCGAAGATCCACTGATCTCGGGTGTATTTGCCGCAGCGTGTACAAAAGGTATTATGAAGGGTGGTTCTAATGCGACACTGAAACACTTTGCCTGCAACAACCAGGAGAAGCACCGCAGTAAAGTAGATGCTGTTGTCTCTGAGCGTGCACTGCGTGAAATTTACCTGAAAGGGTTCGAAATCGCTGTAAAAGAAGGCGGAGCAAACTCCATCATGACCTCCTACAACCCGGTTAACGGACACTGGGCGGCATCCAACTACGACCTGAACACCACGATTTTGCGTGGCGAATGGAATTTCGAGGGTATCGTCATGACCGACTGGTGGGCGATTATGAACGATGTGACCGAAGGTGGCGAGGCTGATCGCAAATACACCAACTGGATGATTCGTGCGCAGAATGATCTCTACATGGTTGTACCGAACTATGGCGCAGAGATTAACGGCTGGGACGATAACACGATTGAATCCTTGGAAAATGGAACATTGACTCGCGGAGAGCTGCAACGCTCGGCGATTAATATCTGCAAGTTCATCATGAATGCACCAGTGTCCGGCAGAAAACACGAGATCGTGGAGAACGTCGCTTCGTTCCAAGCGAATGCATCCCTATCTGCTGCAAAAGCTCAGGCGCTGGTTGAGAACGCACAGGTGAAACCTGCGGTAGCTGAACCCGTCTACATGAAAGTGGACGAGGCAGGTCATTATCGGATTATCGTACAGATCATGTCCCCTGAGCCGGAACTTGCTCAAAGTGCATGTAACCTGCTCCTGAATGACCAGTTGGTAACCACCATCCAAACAAATGGTACGGAAGGCAAATGGATCAGACAGAAACTTGTCAAAGTAGATCTTGAAGCAGGACTGTATGAATTGAAACTGGACTTCACGAAACCAGGTCTCCAGATTGACTGGATCGAATTCAAACAGGTGTAG
- a CDS encoding alpha-L-fucosidase, whose product MNRELQPAEWIKSAAQVSPSERQMRWQEMEFYAFIHFTVNTFTDQEWGTGEEDPAIFNPSELSAAQWVQACKAAGMKGLILTCKHHDGFCLWPSQFTAHTVAASPWRNGRGDLVREVSDACREGGLKFGVYLSPWDRHEATYGDSERYNEFFLQQLRELLTNYGDIFCVWFDGACGEGPNGKRQVYDWDAYYALIRELQPEAVISVCGPDVRWCGNEAGHTRESEWSVVPAHMQGNEKIQEQSQQVDDGEFATRINTQDGDLGSREVIRSQGEPLIWYPAEVNTSIRPGWYYHASEDDQVKTLEELLAVYYGSVGGNATFLLNLPPDRRGLIHETDVQRLQELGDSLRTIFQENFALQALVKASETMDEQHAVSEVLTERRDTYWCPHEGTEQAWIELDLQEERSFDRVVLMEHIQTGQRIERFTLESQRADGGWETFYTGTVVGHKRICCFPQVTSRKMRLSIHESRWYPTLSGLGIYLSERGGL is encoded by the coding sequence ATGAATCGTGAACTGCAACCAGCCGAATGGATTAAGTCCGCAGCACAGGTCAGCCCATCCGAACGCCAGATGAGATGGCAGGAGATGGAGTTCTACGCGTTTATTCATTTTACGGTAAATACATTTACGGATCAGGAATGGGGCACTGGGGAGGAAGACCCGGCGATCTTCAATCCTTCTGAACTGAGCGCAGCGCAATGGGTGCAGGCGTGCAAGGCTGCGGGGATGAAGGGGCTGATTTTGACTTGTAAGCATCATGATGGATTTTGTTTGTGGCCCAGTCAATTTACAGCGCATACGGTCGCGGCTAGTCCGTGGAGGAATGGTAGGGGGGATTTGGTTCGGGAAGTTTCCGATGCCTGCCGTGAGGGCGGGTTGAAGTTTGGCGTGTACCTGTCTCCTTGGGATCGTCATGAAGCCACTTATGGAGATTCCGAGAGGTATAACGAGTTTTTCCTCCAACAGTTGCGCGAGCTGCTTACGAATTATGGCGACATCTTCTGTGTATGGTTCGATGGTGCATGTGGTGAGGGTCCGAATGGCAAAAGGCAGGTCTATGACTGGGACGCCTATTATGCGCTTATTCGTGAACTTCAGCCTGAGGCTGTCATCTCGGTATGTGGCCCGGATGTTCGCTGGTGTGGCAATGAGGCAGGGCATACACGGGAATCGGAATGGAGCGTTGTGCCAGCGCATATGCAGGGTAATGAGAAGATTCAGGAGCAATCGCAACAGGTGGATGATGGTGAGTTCGCCACAAGGATCAATACGCAGGACGGTGATTTGGGAAGCCGAGAGGTCATTCGTTCCCAAGGTGAGCCACTGATCTGGTACCCTGCCGAGGTGAATACCTCGATTCGCCCAGGATGGTACTATCATGCCAGTGAAGATGATCAGGTCAAAACACTGGAAGAACTGCTCGCCGTGTACTACGGTTCAGTGGGGGGTAACGCCACCTTTTTGCTGAATCTTCCACCGGATAGGCGTGGTCTCATTCACGAAACGGATGTGCAGCGACTACAGGAATTGGGAGATTCGCTGCGTACCATTTTTCAGGAAAATTTCGCCTTGCAGGCGCTGGTAAAAGCATCGGAGACGATGGATGAACAACATGCCGTATCGGAAGTGCTGACGGAACGCCGGGATACGTATTGGTGTCCTCACGAAGGAACAGAACAGGCTTGGATTGAGCTGGATTTGCAGGAAGAAAGATCATTTGACCGGGTGGTGCTGATGGAACATATCCAGACAGGTCAACGGATTGAGCGTTTTACACTGGAGTCGCAGAGGGCAGATGGTGGTTGGGAAACGTTTTACACGGGGACGGTGGTGGGGCATAAGCGAATTTGCTGTTTCCCACAGGTCACATCGAGAAAGATGCGATTAAGCATTCATGAATCCAGATGGTACCCTACGTTGTCCGGGTTAGGCATATATCTGAGCGAGCGGGGAGGGTTGTAA
- a CDS encoding Gfo/Idh/MocA family protein, giving the protein MSKLKVAVIGAGSISDCHLQAYASNPDVEIYAICDLNAERAAEVAKQYDAPHVFTDYKELLALPEIHSVSICTWNDSHAEISIAALDAGKNVLCEKPLCQTVEDALEVEKAVHRSGKLLQVGFVRRYSDNAQILKKFIDEGELGEIYYAKASSLRRLGNPGGWFSDINRSGGGPLIDIGVHVIDICWYLMGRPKVKSVSANVSNRLGNRSNINNLSFYKAADYDAEQNTVEDMANALIRFENGASLLVDVSFTLHAKADETSVKLYGDKGGAELEPEISIIGEKFNTILNMTPQVDFKSFDFMGSFRNEINHFIDSTQGRKETLSPVEDGVEVMKMLCAIYESARQGREITL; this is encoded by the coding sequence ATGTCCAAATTGAAAGTCGCCGTTATCGGTGCCGGATCAATATCCGATTGCCATTTGCAAGCCTACGCCAGTAATCCGGACGTTGAAATATACGCCATCTGCGACCTGAATGCAGAACGTGCCGCAGAAGTGGCAAAGCAATATGATGCACCTCATGTGTTTACCGATTACAAAGAATTGCTCGCACTGCCCGAGATTCATTCCGTCAGCATCTGCACATGGAACGACTCCCATGCGGAGATTAGTATTGCTGCCCTGGACGCGGGCAAAAACGTGCTGTGTGAGAAACCGCTCTGCCAAACCGTGGAGGATGCCCTCGAAGTAGAGAAGGCCGTTCATCGCAGCGGAAAGCTGCTGCAAGTTGGTTTTGTTCGCCGCTATAGCGACAATGCACAAATTCTGAAGAAGTTCATCGATGAGGGTGAACTGGGCGAGATCTATTATGCCAAAGCCTCCAGTCTGCGTCGTCTGGGCAATCCGGGTGGCTGGTTCTCGGATATCAACCGTTCCGGCGGGGGTCCGCTGATCGATATCGGGGTGCATGTGATCGACATTTGCTGGTATCTGATGGGCAGACCGAAGGTGAAATCCGTCTCCGCTAACGTGTCTAACCGATTGGGGAACCGCTCGAACATTAACAATCTGTCGTTCTACAAAGCAGCCGACTACGACGCAGAACAGAACACCGTTGAGGATATGGCAAATGCCCTGATCCGTTTCGAGAACGGTGCGAGCCTGCTCGTGGATGTCAGCTTCACGCTCCATGCCAAAGCGGATGAGACTTCGGTCAAACTATATGGCGACAAGGGCGGTGCCGAGTTGGAGCCGGAAATTTCGATTATTGGCGAGAAATTCAACACCATTTTGAACATGACTCCACAGGTGGATTTCAAATCATTCGATTTTATGGGATCGTTCCGCAACGAAATCAACCATTTTATAGATAGCACGCAGGGCCGCAAAGAAACACTTAGTCCCGTCGAAGACGGCGTCGAGGTAATGAAAATGCTCTGCGCCATTTACGAATCAGCCCGTCAGGGCCGCGAAATCACACTATAA